In uncultured Bacteroides sp., one genomic interval encodes:
- a CDS encoding carboxypeptidase-like regulatory domain-containing protein produces MDQCDLENQVKEYRIKNLIFLFLLLILTPVNAQIINVRGTVLNEAGEPVVRVNVTNVKDNLSVSTNEDGQYTIKVKNNGQLKFTHMNYGTEIVNVKGQLKINVVMKKKAQMIQEIVVSGKLKKKKDPVIEPTNIEIHGNWAIIRTSISPNVRFASDNRLVMQPYVFNETKNKKYFLKPISLDGREYNITQTRMYDFDIKHDPLADFIVKKEGERIPYVDSLYMDNSNDSWRCDAVQSVEDYNRILYSDTAIIAKGLVNPLKFLKFKFGGELLSDSTLFPLDEPQLRDDRDEMRLKFPLGKSNLDLQDSATLTDLNLLKAKLKELESNPDAQLTSFEINGYASPEGNYERNKKLASERMSVAMKEILSVLSEGTRSNVTLKKTSDVDDWKSVADLMYKDSLKTQANEIKEIIQKYSKSIDTQGRKILKLPYFKTIAENYLPKLRKVEYYFSFKVYRSLTSNEIRELYEKNYKDLTKFEFFKLYRSEKDSLKSEMIARRALEVYPKFTAAACDLSALCLRRGAGDSKILEHFAGEKAPEQVNLNQLATLLFERQFSKADSLVDFIADNDKTRQIRAYTDVLNHRFNDENFEIVKSSGKLNEVVLLLAMKRNSTAYKESKVLTDDTAKNLYIKAICANRASKEAADINSNAMLYMEAMDLLKAAIEKDPSYKRIAENDADIIDLLKDVVSQNNKMSTAMKDGE; encoded by the coding sequence ATGGACCAATGCGATTTAGAAAATCAAGTGAAGGAATATCGGATTAAGAATTTGATATTCCTTTTTCTATTGTTAATTCTAACACCTGTAAATGCTCAGATAATAAACGTTCGTGGAACTGTTCTTAATGAAGCAGGAGAGCCTGTGGTGCGAGTGAACGTTACAAACGTAAAAGATAATTTATCTGTGAGCACCAATGAGGATGGACAATATACCATCAAGGTAAAGAACAACGGACAACTTAAGTTTACCCATATGAATTATGGCACAGAAATTGTCAATGTGAAAGGGCAGTTGAAAATCAATGTTGTCATGAAGAAAAAGGCACAAATGATTCAGGAAATTGTGGTTAGCGGGAAATTAAAAAAGAAAAAAGATCCGGTTATTGAACCTACTAATATAGAAATTCATGGTAATTGGGCTATTATAAGAACTTCTATCAGTCCTAATGTGAGGTTTGCTTCAGATAATCGTTTGGTTATGCAACCTTACGTATTCAATGAGACAAAGAATAAAAAGTATTTTCTGAAGCCAATCTCTTTAGATGGGCGAGAATATAATATCACTCAGACACGTATGTATGATTTTGATATTAAACACGATCCGCTTGCTGATTTTATAGTAAAGAAAGAAGGGGAGCGGATTCCATACGTGGATTCTCTTTATATGGATAACTCTAATGATTCCTGGCGTTGTGATGCAGTTCAATCGGTAGAGGATTATAATCGTATTCTTTATAGTGATACAGCGATAATAGCCAAAGGCTTAGTGAATCCTTTGAAATTCCTGAAGTTTAAATTTGGCGGTGAACTCTTGAGCGATTCTACTTTATTCCCTTTAGATGAACCTCAGCTACGAGATGACAGAGATGAAATGCGTCTTAAATTCCCTCTTGGAAAGTCGAATCTGGATCTTCAGGATTCTGCTACTTTAACAGATCTTAATTTGTTGAAAGCTAAACTAAAGGAACTTGAAAGTAATCCGGATGCGCAACTTACCTCTTTTGAAATTAATGGTTATGCCTCTCCGGAGGGTAATTATGAAAGAAACAAGAAGCTGGCTTCAGAACGTATGAGTGTTGCCATGAAGGAGATTTTGAGTGTTCTTTCGGAAGGCACACGTTCGAATGTTACTCTTAAAAAAACATCAGATGTAGACGATTGGAAGAGTGTTGCCGATTTGATGTATAAGGACTCTTTAAAAACTCAGGCCAATGAGATTAAGGAGATTATTCAGAAGTATTCGAAGAGTATTGATACACAGGGAAGAAAGATTCTTAAACTTCCTTATTTCAAAACCATAGCTGAGAATTATCTGCCTAAACTCCGTAAAGTTGAGTATTACTTTTCTTTTAAGGTATATCGTTCTTTAACATCTAACGAGATCAGAGAATTATACGAAAAGAATTATAAGGACCTCACCAAATTTGAATTCTTCAAACTTTATAGAAGTGAAAAGGATTCCTTAAAAAGTGAAATGATAGCTAGAAGGGCTCTCGAAGTATATCCTAAATTCACAGCCGCTGCCTGTGATCTTTCGGCTCTTTGTCTGAGAAGAGGGGCTGGTGACTCTAAAATATTAGAACACTTTGCTGGTGAGAAAGCACCTGAACAAGTTAATCTCAATCAGCTTGCTACATTGTTGTTCGAAAGACAATTTTCCAAGGCGGATTCACTAGTTGATTTTATTGCCGACAATGATAAAACGCGTCAGATACGAGCGTATACAGATGTGCTGAACCATCGTTTTAATGATGAGAATTTTGAAATAGTCAAGTCTTCCGGCAAACTAAATGAGGTGGTGCTGCTTTTGGCTATGAAAAGAAATAGTACAGCTTATAAAGAGTCAAAAGTACTAACGGATGATACTGCCAAGAATCTTTATATAAAGGCTATTTGTGCAAACAGGGCATCAAAAGAGGCTGCTGACATAAACTCTAATGCAATGTTGTATATGGAGGCTATGGATTTGCTGAAAGCTGCCATTGAAAAAGATCCTTCCTATAAACGTATAGCAGAAAATGATGCTGACATCATCGACTTACTGAAAGATGTTGTTTCTCAAAATAATAAAATGAGTACTGCTATGAAAGACGGAGAGTGA
- a CDS encoding DUF3836 domain-containing protein, protein MKKIMFSSRSLVSSIAICLLFVCSMAAEARNSKSFVYNKSDEMEIVSLYDSISGLITPYLKYEFSTSENGLSKTKLAYRWNETNRTWTPYYQFTSTTVDGNQIQEYARWNNRKKDFSLNKQKAIYYQVAGKDFTDYFSFKWNDKTGKWEVIDGAKFENYIKLLVSDNN, encoded by the coding sequence ATGAAAAAGATAATGTTTAGTAGTCGTTCATTAGTAAGTAGCATAGCTATTTGTCTATTGTTTGTTTGTTCTATGGCAGCAGAAGCTCGTAACTCTAAATCTTTTGTCTATAACAAAAGCGATGAAATGGAAATTGTTTCTTTGTACGACTCAATTTCAGGATTAATAACTCCTTATTTGAAATATGAATTTTCGACTAGTGAAAATGGATTGTCAAAGACTAAATTGGCTTATCGCTGGAATGAAACTAATAGAACATGGACTCCATACTATCAGTTCACTTCAACAACTGTAGATGGAAACCAAATTCAGGAATATGCACGGTGGAATAACAGGAAAAAAGATTTTTCACTGAACAAGCAAAAAGCTATTTATTATCAAGTTGCTGGAAAAGACTTCACGGATTATTTCTCTTTTAAATGGAATGATAAAACTGGAAAATGGGAAGTAATAGACGGTGCTAAATTCGAAAATTACATCAAATTACTGGTTAGTGACAATAATTAA
- a CDS encoding ABC transporter substrate binding protein, with translation MKRYRFVQLVFIFLLFSVKAEAVHNSFVLIINSYTEGNKWPERIQNVITNDLYAKKNIAINLEYLDNCRFTSLQDAYETMGKIYKHYPSKPRAVVIIGDAGWIAYRSTLPQSWRDIPVVLTSVRNYTISLEDLISDKDINSIKMIPYKEATKGFNVTGVFHSPHIKETIQLMKTLMPEMKKIAFISDKRFLSAYGLASFKYVMAKFYPELKGISLSLKDIDPHDLLDSLSYMDKQTGVLSYGWYVDQSSKLKKDYSINEVQRIIGSFTNTPVFGLVDIGIDNGTYAGGVFSTCNDFGEKSVELLLQILDGKDAKEIPFQSMNKEKAHLNYEYLLQSGIDSKLLPKDAVYYQKPLSLYQKYKSTFYLISFLSLLVILGFILRIGYLMKIKKIREREISSLSQYKELYHNNQDLKLLLDSIFDNIPIPLFVKEVGEDIRYKYWNKKAEELTGVKCEDVIGKTDFEVFGEEVGKKNNEKDLDLVKNGGILNYDEEVFFRNTARSTSVIKSIIQKEDHTSYILATRWDITELKAIQHKLELSNRHLHLVMEAGDILPWTCDIQKNIISVDYDFLNNVNSDIERKSSVTTIDETFARVHPEDNERFKAEFEKVLNGKTDRFDIDFRIDNYGNDYKWCAMYGVVSEWNDDGNPLIVIGSSIDITKRKEIEQALLEAKEKAEESNRLKSAFLANMSHEIRTPLNAIVGFSRILAMVSQDNEEDAKFADIIENNNRMLLQLINDILDLSKIEAGTLEFIYSDVDINGLLSEIEQTSKLKVDQETVRISFENKLPECVINTDRNRLAQVINNFISNAIKFTRQGSINFGYQLKKDQLYFYVTDTGCGIPEDKLGTIFDRFIKLDAFAQGTGLGLAISASIVQKLGGEINVHSEVGVGSTFWITLPYNPVISVEEKRPVEKVIQPENKGKKATLLIAEDDVSNYKLAEAILGKEYNLIHAWNGEEAVQLFRDNLPDLVLMDIKMPILNGYESFHKIRQISENVPVIAVTAYASEEDQSIIRKKGFNDFVAKPIYASLLKDKIAALLKVD, from the coding sequence ATGAAACGGTATAGGTTCGTTCAGCTCGTGTTTATCTTCTTGCTTTTCAGTGTAAAAGCAGAAGCTGTACACAATAGTTTTGTATTAATCATTAATTCGTATACTGAAGGTAATAAATGGCCGGAAAGAATACAAAACGTGATAACAAATGATTTGTATGCGAAAAAGAATATTGCAATAAATCTTGAATATCTTGATAATTGCAGATTCACTTCATTGCAGGACGCTTATGAGACAATGGGAAAAATATACAAGCATTATCCCTCAAAACCAAGAGCTGTAGTTATAATTGGAGATGCAGGGTGGATTGCCTATCGTAGCACTTTGCCACAATCGTGGCGTGATATCCCTGTTGTTCTTACTTCTGTGAGAAATTACACTATTTCTCTTGAGGATCTCATTTCCGATAAAGATATTAATTCTATAAAAATGATTCCTTATAAGGAAGCTACAAAAGGATTTAATGTTACGGGAGTATTCCATTCACCTCATATAAAGGAAACAATACAGTTAATGAAGACGCTGATGCCTGAAATGAAAAAGATAGCATTCATCTCAGACAAGCGGTTTCTTAGTGCTTATGGTCTGGCTTCATTTAAATACGTAATGGCAAAATTCTATCCTGAGTTAAAGGGAATCTCTTTAAGTCTGAAAGACATTGATCCCCACGATTTACTGGATTCTTTATCATATATGGATAAACAAACAGGAGTGTTGAGTTATGGATGGTATGTTGACCAATCCAGCAAACTAAAGAAAGATTATTCAATTAATGAAGTACAGAGAATAATTGGTAGCTTCACAAATACGCCCGTTTTTGGCTTGGTGGATATTGGCATTGATAACGGTACTTATGCCGGTGGAGTGTTTTCTACTTGCAATGACTTTGGTGAAAAATCAGTTGAGTTACTATTGCAAATCTTAGACGGAAAAGATGCAAAAGAAATCCCATTTCAAAGCATGAATAAAGAAAAAGCACATTTGAATTACGAATATTTACTTCAGTCGGGAATTGATAGTAAGCTGCTGCCTAAAGATGCTGTTTATTATCAAAAGCCACTTAGTTTATATCAGAAATATAAAAGCACTTTTTATCTTATTTCTTTTTTATCTCTGCTTGTAATTCTTGGTTTCATATTAAGAATAGGATATTTGATGAAGATTAAAAAGATCAGGGAAAGAGAAATTTCTTCGCTGTCTCAATACAAAGAATTGTATCATAATAATCAGGATTTAAAATTATTATTAGATTCAATTTTTGATAATATTCCAATTCCACTCTTTGTAAAAGAGGTTGGAGAAGATATTCGCTATAAATATTGGAACAAGAAAGCGGAAGAATTAACCGGGGTTAAATGTGAGGATGTTATAGGAAAAACAGACTTTGAAGTCTTTGGTGAAGAAGTTGGAAAAAAGAATAACGAAAAAGATCTGGATCTGGTAAAAAACGGAGGTATTCTTAATTATGATGAAGAAGTGTTTTTCCGCAACACAGCTCGTTCAACAAGTGTTATTAAATCTATTATTCAAAAGGAAGATCATACTTCTTATATTTTGGCTACAAGATGGGATATTACAGAATTAAAAGCTATTCAACATAAACTGGAGTTAAGCAATCGTCATCTTCATTTAGTAATGGAAGCCGGAGATATCCTGCCATGGACGTGTGATATTCAAAAGAATATAATTTCTGTAGACTATGATTTCTTGAATAATGTGAATAGTGATATCGAAAGAAAGAGTTCTGTTACGACTATTGATGAAACCTTTGCGAGAGTTCACCCTGAAGATAACGAACGATTTAAGGCTGAGTTTGAAAAAGTGTTGAATGGTAAAACGGATAGATTTGATATTGATTTTCGGATTGATAATTACGGGAATGATTATAAATGGTGTGCAATGTATGGTGTTGTCAGTGAGTGGAATGATGATGGCAATCCTCTCATTGTAATAGGATCTTCTATAGATATTACAAAGAGAAAAGAAATAGAGCAGGCGTTGTTGGAGGCTAAAGAGAAAGCTGAAGAATCGAATAGATTGAAGTCTGCTTTCCTGGCAAATATGAGTCACGAAATACGTACTCCTTTGAATGCAATTGTGGGATTCTCAAGAATATTGGCAATGGTAAGCCAGGACAATGAAGAAGATGCTAAGTTTGCAGATATTATTGAAAATAATAACAGAATGTTGCTGCAACTGATAAATGATATTCTCGATTTGTCTAAAATTGAAGCCGGAACTCTTGAATTTATTTATTCAGACGTAGATATTAATGGTTTGTTAAGTGAGATAGAACAAACCTCTAAATTGAAAGTAGATCAGGAAACTGTTAGAATATCATTTGAAAACAAACTTCCCGAGTGTGTTATAAATACAGACAGAAATAGATTGGCTCAGGTTATTAATAATTTTATATCAAATGCTATTAAGTTTACCAGGCAGGGTAGTATCAACTTTGGCTATCAACTTAAAAAAGATCAGTTGTATTTCTATGTAACAGATACGGGATGTGGTATTCCTGAGGATAAGTTAGGTACAATATTTGATCGCTTTATTAAGTTAGATGCTTTTGCCCAGGGAACCGGACTAGGATTGGCGATAAGTGCTTCGATTGTTCAAAAATTAGGTGGAGAAATAAATGTTCACTCTGAAGTAGGAGTAGGATCTACTTTCTGGATTACTTTGCCATATAATCCGGTAATTTCGGTTGAAGAAAAACGGCCTGTTGAGAAAGTTATTCAACCTGAAAATAAAGGCAAAAAAGCTACATTACTTATTGCTGAAGATGATGTTAGCAATTATAAACTGGCAGAGGCCATATTAGGCAAAGAATATAATCTGATACATGCCTGGAATGGAGAAGAAGCAGTTCAATTATTTAGAGATAATTTGCCTGATTTAGTTTTAATGGATATTAAAATGCCTATATTAAATGGGTATGAGTCATTTCATAAAATTAGGCAAATTTCAGAAAATGTACCCGTTATAGCTGTTACTGCTTATGCTTCGGAAGAAGATCAGTCTATAATACGCAAGAAGGGTTTTAACGACTTCGTTGCTAAACCTATTTATGCTTCTTTGTTAAAGGATAAAATAGCTGCTTTACTAAAAGTAGACTAA
- a CDS encoding nitroreductase family protein: protein MALNFKEALQNRRTYYTISNKSLISDKEIEDIVKFAVTHVPSSFNSQSTRVVLLLGENHKKLWKITKETLRKIVPAEAFKSTEDKIDGSFAAGYGTVLYFEDQSVVKGLQDAFPAYSDNFPVWSNHTSAMHQLAIWTMLEEAGFGASLQHYNPLIDEEVAKTWNLPSTWKLVAEMPFGVPTQGPGEKSFQPIDERVKVFR, encoded by the coding sequence ATGGCACTAAATTTTAAAGAAGCTTTGCAAAATCGCAGAACGTATTATACAATAAGTAATAAATCACTTATCTCAGATAAGGAAATAGAAGATATAGTTAAATTTGCTGTTACTCATGTACCTTCTTCATTTAATTCACAATCCACCAGAGTTGTTCTTTTATTGGGAGAGAACCATAAAAAACTATGGAAAATTACTAAAGAAACACTTCGTAAGATTGTTCCGGCTGAGGCTTTTAAAAGTACAGAAGATAAGATTGATGGTTCATTTGCTGCCGGATATGGTACTGTGCTTTACTTTGAAGACCAGTCTGTAGTAAAAGGATTGCAGGATGCTTTTCCTGCTTATTCAGATAATTTCCCTGTTTGGTCAAACCACACTTCGGCTATGCATCAATTGGCTATATGGACTATGCTTGAAGAAGCCGGATTCGGAGCATCTCTGCAACATTATAATCCATTGATTGATGAAGAAGTGGCTAAAACATGGAATCTTCCATCTACCTGGAAACTGGTTGCCGAAATGCCGTTTGGAGTACCTACACAAGGTCCGGGAGAAAAAAGTTTCCAACCAATTGATGAACGGGTAAAAGTGTTCAGGTAA
- a CDS encoding ferritin, whose amino-acid sequence MKLKEKVESVLNKQINAEFWSAYLYLSMSAWFQEKGLKGFASWMFVQYQEENTHAIKLYNFVIERQGSVKLQPIGAVPSDWEDIRTLMEDVYKHECLITEMIYDCIEVAEAEKDRATMSMLQWFVDEQIEEEANTDDIINQLKLIGNDGQAIYHLDKELGSRTFVDSTQTAGA is encoded by the coding sequence ATGAAATTAAAAGAAAAAGTTGAGAGTGTTCTTAATAAACAAATCAATGCTGAATTTTGGTCGGCATATCTGTATCTCTCCATGTCTGCATGGTTTCAGGAAAAAGGTCTGAAAGGCTTTGCCAGCTGGATGTTTGTGCAATATCAGGAAGAAAACACCCATGCCATTAAGCTTTATAACTTTGTGATTGAGCGTCAGGGTTCTGTTAAGCTTCAACCTATAGGCGCCGTCCCTTCTGATTGGGAAGATATACGCACACTGATGGAAGATGTCTACAAACATGAATGTTTAATAACGGAAATGATCTACGATTGCATTGAAGTGGCCGAAGCAGAAAAAGACCGCGCAACAATGAGTATGCTTCAATGGTTTGTTGACGAACAGATTGAAGAGGAAGCCAATACTGACGACATCATTAATCAACTTAAGCTGATTGGTAATGATGGTCAGGCTATTTATCATCTTGATAAAGAACTGGGATCGCGCACTTTTGTTGATTCTACTCAAACTGCAGGAGCATAA
- a CDS encoding ABC transporter ATP-binding protein translates to MNIIEIKGITKIYDIKTMPFQALNGIDLSFQQGEFVAIVGPSGSGKTTLLNIIGGLDDPTNGIVIIDGVNITRLSNWKKTDFRMHNIGFVFQSYNLIPVLTTKENIEFILQLQGRNKADIEKRALELIEAVGLMNKTNSRPNKLSGGEQQRVAVARALASKPKFILADEPTANLDSKSAENLLDIMEKLNREENITFIFSTHDARVMKKARRIITIEDGKVIEDVLREKVL, encoded by the coding sequence ATGAACATTATTGAGATAAAAGGTATTACCAAGATTTACGACATTAAAACGATGCCGTTTCAGGCATTGAATGGTATCGACTTGTCTTTTCAGCAAGGTGAGTTTGTTGCTATTGTAGGACCTTCGGGTTCGGGTAAAACAACTTTGCTCAATATCATTGGCGGGCTCGACGATCCTACCAATGGAATTGTTATAATAGACGGGGTGAATATTACCCGACTAAGCAATTGGAAGAAGACTGATTTCAGAATGCATAATATCGGTTTTGTTTTTCAGTCGTACAACTTGATTCCGGTGCTTACTACAAAAGAAAATATTGAGTTTATCTTGCAGCTTCAGGGGAGAAATAAAGCAGATATTGAGAAAAGAGCTTTGGAACTTATTGAGGCTGTGGGGCTCATGAATAAAACAAATAGTCGCCCCAATAAATTGTCGGGTGGGGAACAGCAGCGTGTGGCAGTGGCAAGAGCGCTGGCTTCTAAACCCAAGTTTATACTGGCAGATGAACCAACTGCCAATCTGGATTCAAAGTCGGCAGAAAATCTGCTGGATATTATGGAAAAGCTGAACAGGGAAGAGAATATCACCTTTATTTTCTCAACGCATGATGCAAGGGTGATGAAAAAGGCCCGAAGGATTATTACGATTGAAGATGGCAAGGTAATTGAAGATGTGCTGAGAGAAAAGGTTCTATAA
- a CDS encoding FtsX-like permease family protein, with translation MLGVLSWKNVWRNKLRSSTVIAAVALGVFAGVFMIAFMNGMVDARLQAIIHTEISSVQIHNPDFLANSDFSSRIPDADNVVQWVSKVDHIKGVSKRLVITSMIASAEANTGVKILGVMPDIERTVTNIGDKMIEGSFLKSNRKNAIVIGKKLAEKLKVGLNKKVVITLQDAQMNITGGAFRVVGIFETDNSMFDEMTVFTRYNDLCTLTGLKTTEAHEIAVLVDKDSNSGIVTNVLKFNYPELDIQDWTQLSPEAGYLISAMNQYLYIFVLVIMLALCFGIINTMLMAVLERVKELGMLMAIGMNKVRIFLMLMLETLYLSITGGFIGIICGYLLCRYLERAGLNLYFWEEAYKSMGYSSMIYPKIELNMIVYTALMVVLTGIFSTLYPAYKALKLNPADATRTK, from the coding sequence ATGCTTGGAGTCTTATCATGGAAAAATGTCTGGAGAAATAAACTGCGGAGCTCTACAGTGATTGCTGCTGTGGCTTTGGGAGTTTTTGCCGGAGTGTTTATGATTGCTTTCATGAATGGGATGGTCGATGCTCGTTTGCAAGCTATTATTCATACAGAAATATCTTCTGTGCAGATTCATAATCCTGACTTTCTTGCCAACAGTGATTTCTCGAGCCGGATACCCGATGCGGATAATGTTGTGCAGTGGGTAAGTAAGGTAGATCATATAAAGGGGGTGAGTAAACGTTTGGTCATTACTTCTATGATTGCTTCTGCCGAAGCAAATACCGGAGTGAAGATTCTGGGAGTGATGCCTGATATAGAGCGGACAGTAACCAATATTGGCGATAAAATGATTGAAGGTTCTTTTCTGAAAAGTAATAGAAAGAATGCAATAGTTATTGGCAAGAAACTTGCAGAGAAGTTGAAGGTGGGACTGAATAAGAAAGTTGTTATCACGTTACAGGATGCGCAGATGAATATTACTGGTGGTGCTTTCAGGGTAGTAGGTATATTTGAAACAGATAATTCCATGTTCGACGAGATGACGGTGTTTACCCGATACAATGATCTTTGTACACTCACGGGACTGAAAACAACGGAAGCTCACGAGATTGCTGTTCTGGTGGATAAAGATAGCAACTCGGGTATTGTTACAAATGTTTTGAAATTCAATTATCCCGAACTTGATATTCAGGACTGGACGCAACTGAGTCCCGAAGCCGGCTATTTGATTAGTGCAATGAATCAATATCTGTATATTTTCGTACTTGTTATTATGCTGGCTCTGTGTTTTGGTATAATTAATACGATGCTTATGGCCGTGCTGGAAAGAGTTAAGGAATTGGGTATGCTGATGGCTATTGGTATGAATAAAGTCAGGATATTTCTGATGCTTATGCTCGAAACGTTGTATCTTTCTATCACGGGTGGATTTATTGGAATTATCTGTGGCTATCTTCTTTGCCGATATCTTGAAAGGGCTGGGTTAAACCTCTATTTCTGGGAAGAAGCTTACAAAAGTATGGGGTATTCGTCTATGATTTATCCGAAAATAGAATTGAATATGATTGTTTATACAGCCTTAATGGTTGTACTTACTGGGATATTTTCTACTTTATATCCTGCGTACAAGGCTTTGAAGCTGAATCCGGCGGATGCTACACGAACAAAATAA
- a CDS encoding FtsX-like permease family protein: MAQFVKLAWRNLWRNKRRTIITSASVFFGVVLSSFMRSMQEGSYDQYIRAIVNSYTSYIQIHKKGYWDDKIINNSFELNKSIESVLDRNSNITLYTPRFETFCLASSEDYTKGVMIMGVNPEKEDKITNISGKMRLGSYLKSGDEGVVLGSVLARFLKLSVNDTLVLIGQGYHGTSAAGKFLVRGIIKHPSPELDRTLVVMDIGKCQELFSAPGLLTSMAIMVHNNDEVAETKDILLRNLPTDLEVMDWKEMNELLMKQIESDRGSAVIIVDLLYLIIAFGIFGTIVMMMAERKKEFGVVMAVGMQKHKLILVVLLETIFIGMVGAITGIIASIPVLGYYYYHPIPFTGQAAEMMLEMGFDPVMFFSLDPLIFLKQALIVFLFTLAIGIYPILNIWNLKITNALHN; the protein is encoded by the coding sequence ATGGCACAGTTTGTAAAATTGGCATGGCGGAACTTGTGGCGAAACAAGCGCAGAACAATTATAACTTCGGCTTCGGTATTCTTCGGAGTCGTTCTCTCTTCGTTTATGCGTTCTATGCAAGAGGGATCGTACGATCAGTACATCAGGGCTATTGTCAATTCTTACACGAGTTACATTCAGATTCATAAGAAAGGTTATTGGGATGATAAGATTATCAATAATTCGTTTGAACTTAATAAATCGATAGAATCGGTTCTTGATAGAAATAGCAATATTACTCTTTACACACCTCGCTTTGAAACATTCTGCCTGGCTTCGTCCGAAGATTATACGAAGGGAGTGATGATAATGGGAGTGAATCCTGAAAAAGAAGATAAGATAACTAATATTTCGGGAAAGATGAGGCTGGGCAGCTATCTTAAGAGTGGAGATGAAGGAGTAGTCCTGGGCAGTGTACTGGCCAGGTTTCTTAAACTAAGCGTAAATGATACGCTGGTTCTTATTGGTCAGGGGTATCATGGTACAAGTGCTGCCGGTAAGTTTCTGGTTCGTGGCATTATTAAACATCCTTCTCCCGAACTGGACAGAACGCTGGTTGTGATGGATATTGGCAAATGTCAGGAACTGTTTTCTGCTCCCGGGCTGCTTACTTCAATGGCGATTATGGTGCACAATAACGATGAAGTGGCCGAGACAAAGGATATACTTTTGCGTAACTTGCCCACCGATCTTGAAGTGATGGATTGGAAAGAAATGAACGAATTGCTTATGAAGCAGATTGAAAGTGATCGGGGCAGTGCGGTGATTATTGTAGATTTGCTCTACCTGATTATCGCATTTGGAATTTTTGGAACGATTGTGATGATGATGGCCGAACGGAAAAAAGAATTTGGTGTTGTAATGGCTGTGGGAATGCAGAAACATAAGTTAATACTGGTGGTATTGCTCGAGACTATCTTTATTGGTATGGTAGGGGCGATAACGGGTATTATTGCAAGCATTCCTGTTCTTGGCTACTATTATTATCATCCTATCCCGTTTACCGGGCAAGCTGCCGAGATGATGCTGGAAATGGGGTTTGATCCGGTAATGTTCTTTTCACTTGATCCGTTGATTTTCTTAAAACAGGCGCTGATTGTTTTTCTGTTTACACTGGCTATAGGGATTTATCCTATATTAAATATCTGGAATTTAAAGATTACAAATGCTTTGCATAATTAA
- a CDS encoding outer membrane lipoprotein-sorting protein, translated as MLKRLILFFVFSLLSAGMSLRAQALTAKEIVTKSDEKARGKTSQGESTMTIIRPTWSRSITMKSWEKGRKLSMIVITAPAKEKGQVFLKIKTEMWNWLPSIERMIKIPPSMMLQSWMGSDFTNDDLIKESSIIQDYTHKLLGKEMLRGLSCYKIEMMPLPEAAVTWGKVILWITEDGFNQWRAEYYDEDMSLINILNASEIKKMGDREIPTRMEIVPVDKKNNKTILEIKSLVYDKPIDDSFFSQQNMKKMSQRIK; from the coding sequence ATGCTAAAAAGACTTATTCTATTTTTTGTATTTAGTCTGTTATCTGCAGGAATGAGTCTTCGTGCACAAGCGTTGACGGCTAAAGAGATAGTAACAAAATCAGATGAAAAGGCTCGTGGAAAAACCAGTCAGGGTGAAAGTACCATGACTATAATCAGGCCTACCTGGAGCCGGTCGATTACCATGAAGAGTTGGGAGAAGGGACGTAAGCTATCGATGATTGTTATTACGGCTCCGGCAAAAGAGAAAGGACAGGTGTTTCTGAAAATAAAAACAGAGATGTGGAACTGGCTTCCTTCCATTGAAAGGATGATTAAGATTCCACCTTCCATGATGCTGCAATCCTGGATGGGATCTGATTTTACGAATGACGATCTGATAAAGGAATCGTCTATTATTCAGGATTACACGCATAAGTTGCTGGGTAAGGAGATGTTGAGAGGATTGTCTTGCTATAAAATAGAAATGATGCCTCTTCCCGAAGCTGCAGTAACCTGGGGAAAAGTGATTTTATGGATTACCGAAGATGGGTTCAATCAATGGAGGGCCGAATATTACGATGAAGATATGTCGTTGATAAACATTTTAAATGCTTCGGAAATAAAGAAAATGGGGGATAGAGAAATTCCTACAAGAATGGAAATTGTTCCCGTTGACAAGAAAAACAATAAAACGATTTTGGAGATAAAGAGTCTGGTATACGATAAACCGATAGATGACAGTTTCTTTTCGCAACAGAATATGAAAAAGATGAGTCAGCGCATAAAATAA